The genomic region TTAATTCCCGGTCTTCAAAAGTCACAAGAATCCAATTTGAAACTTTTGAGCGGCTTCCCACCACCTGTATTTTACAGTATCTATCCGCAAGAAAGTGATTGTCCGTTAGGGCTTACGTGTTTTAAAGATTTTGAAGAAGGCTTGGCGTACGCCCAAGAGAATAACAAACCTATTTTACTGGACTTTACCGGATGGGCCTGTGTAAATTGCCGAAAAATGGAAGAAAATGTATGGAGCGAGCCAGAAATTTTTTCTTTATTGAATGAAGAGTATGTGTTGATTTCCCTTTATGTAGACGACCGAAAAGACCTTCCTAAAGAACAGCAGTTTAATTACAAATTAGATAACGGAAGGGTGAAATCCATAAAAACGATAGGGGATAAGTGGGCAACTTTTCAAGCCATCAACTTTAAAACGGCTTCGCAACCATATTATATTTTAATGTCTCCTGACTTTGAACTTCTCAACAGCCCTCAGCAATACACAGAAGATATTGCTTACTACGAATGGCTTAAAGAAGGTTTGGCCACATTTAAGGAGCTATAATTAAAATCTTCGGTTTAAGCTCTTTGAATTTATTTCTTTGGACATCGTATTCTTTGGACATCGTAAATTGAAGCATTGAATTTTATTCTAGAAAATTCGAACGTTTATTTTTGAGGGATGAAACAATCGAAAAATCTCCCAATTGCAGTATTTGTTGGAATTCTTGGGGTGGTGTTATTTTCAGCAAAAGCTGTCATGGTAAAACTCGCTTATCAATATAATGTAAGCTCTGTAAACCTATTAATGTTTAGAATGCTTTTTGCATTGCCGTTTTATATATTAGTGCTTATTTTCAGTAAGAAAAAAAATGAAAAACTAGAGAAAAAGGACTTTTTGTGGCTGGTACTGTTCGGATTCATTGGGTATTATCTAGCAAGCTATTTTGATTTTCTTGGGTTGCAGTACATAAAAGCAAGCATTGAAAGGATTATCTTGTTTATTTATCCTACGATAGTGGTAGTTTTATCCCGAATATTCTTAAAAAGACCCATTACAAAAGTCCAAATGCTAGCTATTTTACTCACGTATTTAGGTGTTATAATTGCCTTTTGGGATGAAATGGCGGTAGAAGGAGCTACATTTTTAGTGGGAGCGGGACTTATTTTTTCAAGCGCATTAACCTACGCTTCATACTTAACCGGGAGCGATTGGCTCATTCCAAAATTCGGGGTGGTTCGTTTCACCTCTTACGCTATGATAATTTCCTGTGCAAGTGTTGTTCTTCATTACGTTCTCTTTGAGCAAACTTCTTTACTAGGTTATCATCCCAACGTTTATTGGTTAGGCTTGGCTATGGCGGTACTTTCAACCGTCATCCCTTCCTATTTGGTTTCATATTGTATAAAAGAAATTGGCGCCTCCAATTTTGCGATTTTAGGTGGATTGGGACCCATTTCCACCATTGCTTTGGCGTCTATTTTTCTGGATGAAAAGCTAAGCTGGTTACAATTTGCCGGTACTTTTTTGGTGATTTTTGGAATCGTTCTTATTTCGGTAAATAAATCAACTTACAAAAAATCAGGTTCTTAACAATTTTAAGAAAAAGCTTGTTAATTACTTTACCCCTGCGGGGTTTCATTTTACCCCAGTATACATTATATTAGCAACGAAACCCATCTCTAATATTTTTATGTCGGAAACTACTAAGTATACAGAAGATAATATACGGTCGTTAGATTG from Galbibacter sp. BG1 harbors:
- a CDS encoding DMT family transporter gives rise to the protein MKQSKNLPIAVFVGILGVVLFSAKAVMVKLAYQYNVSSVNLLMFRMLFALPFYILVLIFSKKKNEKLEKKDFLWLVLFGFIGYYLASYFDFLGLQYIKASIERIILFIYPTIVVVLSRIFLKRPITKVQMLAILLTYLGVIIAFWDEMAVEGATFLVGAGLIFSSALTYASYLTGSDWLIPKFGVVRFTSYAMIISCASVVLHYVLFEQTSLLGYHPNVYWLGLAMAVLSTVIPSYLVSYCIKEIGASNFAILGGLGPISTIALASIFLDEKLSWLQFAGTFLVIFGIVLISVNKSTYKKSGS